A window of Candidatus Palauibacter soopunensis contains these coding sequences:
- a CDS encoding multicopper oxidase family protein, producing the protein MREDVRVPVLLRGLAAGAAAFFSMVPAAAGQLPGSSGACEARTAETRAAGAAGALTDTPTGRVAADLHCISLFSTARGGDAQGFVELGRVPSPFGVTVTPTGHHVRALTAHIEGLPPPSSLGPYTVYMAWATPLELAPVVPLGPVGNGEHRLGRVAFNKFLVMVSAEASAEVEGREGPLVLRGRSPSALMEAHDLLALAPSATRRAADRAPTRWDAPPAYPGIAMLPGVMDLEPRARPASLRSAADLPPWESLPEAGPRQLVDLPDGGTLDLEATIIRREIEGRRLAMLAFNGQHPGPLIRVPEQSTIFVNFTNRTPYPTAVHWHGIRLDNAFDGVPGLTQDPVAPGESFRYRIFFPDAGIYWYHPHHREDIQQELGLYGNLVVDPAATDYYGPANREEVLMLDDILLDEEGLVDFGEESANYMLMGRFGNQALVNGEPGYELEVDRGEVVRFHLTNASNTRTFNLSFVDTERGGLPDPDQRVADPDAADPNRLPLKVVASDVGRFEREERVRSVVLAPAERYVIDVRFDRPGRHALVSHVQGINHRQGVFRAELRTLGHVTVAPRAATDDYGAAFGTLREHADVIADIDRYRPRFDDDPDHELVMTLETEDLPLPIERSMAYDWVYFNPVEWTGTMPRMNWATTGREIRWILRETATGRENEEIGWDFAVGDVVKIRVVNDRGAFHAMQHPLHIHGQRFLVLSQNGVPNPNLVWKDTVLLPAASTTDILLELSNPGRWMIHCHIAEHLEAGMKMVMNVAAAPP; encoded by the coding sequence GTGCGCGAGGACGTGCGCGTCCCGGTTCTCCTCCGGGGGCTGGCGGCGGGAGCCGCGGCTTTCTTCTCCATGGTCCCCGCCGCGGCGGGCCAGCTTCCGGGCTCCAGCGGCGCCTGCGAAGCGCGAACCGCGGAGACGCGCGCCGCCGGAGCGGCGGGGGCGCTCACGGACACGCCGACGGGGCGGGTGGCGGCCGACCTCCACTGCATCAGCCTCTTCTCCACGGCGCGGGGCGGCGACGCGCAGGGCTTCGTCGAACTCGGGCGGGTGCCGTCGCCGTTCGGCGTGACGGTGACGCCGACCGGCCATCACGTCCGCGCGCTGACCGCGCACATCGAGGGTCTCCCGCCGCCCTCCAGCCTTGGGCCGTACACGGTCTACATGGCGTGGGCGACGCCGCTCGAACTGGCTCCCGTGGTGCCCCTGGGCCCGGTCGGGAACGGCGAACACCGGCTGGGGCGCGTCGCGTTCAACAAGTTCCTCGTGATGGTCAGCGCGGAGGCGTCCGCCGAGGTGGAAGGGCGCGAGGGGCCGCTCGTGCTCAGAGGACGCTCGCCGTCCGCGCTCATGGAAGCGCACGACCTCCTGGCCCTCGCGCCGTCGGCGACGCGGCGGGCGGCCGACCGGGCCCCGACGCGCTGGGATGCGCCGCCCGCGTACCCCGGCATCGCCATGCTGCCCGGCGTGATGGACCTCGAACCGCGCGCCCGTCCCGCGAGCCTCCGAAGCGCGGCCGACCTGCCCCCGTGGGAGTCGCTCCCCGAGGCCGGCCCGCGCCAGCTCGTCGATCTCCCCGACGGGGGCACGCTCGACCTCGAGGCGACCATCATCCGGCGCGAGATCGAGGGCCGCCGCCTCGCCATGCTCGCCTTCAACGGCCAGCACCCCGGACCCCTCATCCGCGTCCCGGAGCAGTCCACCATCTTCGTGAACTTCACGAACCGGACCCCGTACCCGACGGCGGTGCACTGGCACGGGATCCGGCTCGACAACGCGTTCGACGGCGTGCCCGGCCTCACCCAGGACCCTGTCGCGCCCGGCGAATCCTTCCGGTATCGGATCTTCTTCCCGGACGCGGGCATCTACTGGTACCACCCGCACCACCGCGAGGACATCCAGCAGGAACTCGGCCTGTACGGGAACCTCGTCGTCGACCCCGCGGCCACGGACTACTACGGCCCGGCCAACCGCGAGGAAGTCCTCATGCTCGACGACATCCTCCTGGACGAGGAAGGGCTCGTCGACTTCGGGGAGGAGTCGGCGAACTACATGCTGATGGGCCGGTTCGGGAACCAGGCCCTCGTCAACGGCGAGCCCGGCTACGAACTGGAGGTCGACCGTGGCGAAGTTGTCCGCTTCCACCTCACGAACGCCTCCAATACGCGGACGTTCAATCTCTCGTTCGTGGACACGGAACGCGGCGGGCTTCCCGATCCCGACCAGCGCGTCGCCGATCCCGATGCGGCGGATCCGAATCGTCTTCCGCTCAAGGTGGTCGCGTCGGATGTGGGTCGCTTCGAGCGCGAGGAACGGGTCCGAAGCGTGGTTCTGGCGCCGGCGGAGCGCTACGTGATCGACGTCCGCTTCGACCGTCCCGGCCGCCACGCCCTCGTCAGTCACGTTCAGGGGATCAACCATCGGCAGGGCGTCTTTCGGGCCGAGCTCCGGACGCTGGGCCACGTGACGGTCGCGCCACGGGCCGCGACCGACGACTACGGAGCCGCGTTCGGGACGCTGCGCGAGCACGCCGACGTCATCGCGGACATCGACCGCTACCGGCCGCGATTCGACGACGATCCCGACCACGAACTCGTGATGACGCTCGAGACCGAGGATCTCCCGCTCCCCATCGAACGCTCGATGGCCTACGACTGGGTCTACTTCAATCCCGTGGAATGGACCGGGACGATGCCGCGCATGAACTGGGCCACGACGGGCCGCGAAATCCGCTGGATCCTGCGGGAAACGGCCACCGGGCGGGAGAACGAGGAGATCGGGTGGGACTTCGCGGTCGGGGACGTCGTCAAGATCCGCGTCGTGAACGACCGGGGCGCCTTCCACGCCATGCAGCACCCGCTCCACATACACGGGCAGCGCTTCCTCGTCCTCTCGCAGAACGGCGTGCCGAACCCGAACCTGGTCTGGAAGGACACGGTCCTGTTGCCCGCCGCATCGACCACGGACATCCTGCTGGAACTGTCGAACCCCGGCCGCTGGATGATCCACTGCCACATCGCGGAACACCTCGAAGCCGGGATGAAGATGGTGATGAACGTCGCCGCCGCCCCGCCGTGA
- the msrB gene encoding peptide-methionine (R)-S-oxide reductase MsrB, which produces MGKTGRKAKEEWREKLPEQAYEVLFEEATERAGTSPLNDEKRPGTFACAACGQALFTTDMKYDSGTGWPSFFETLPEAFETKRDFKLILPRTEYHCSGCGGHHGHVFNDGPEPTGKRFCNNGVALRFIPDED; this is translated from the coding sequence ATGGGGAAGACAGGCAGGAAGGCGAAGGAGGAATGGCGGGAGAAGCTTCCGGAGCAGGCCTACGAGGTGCTGTTCGAGGAAGCGACCGAACGCGCGGGGACGAGCCCGCTGAACGATGAGAAGCGCCCCGGCACGTTCGCGTGCGCGGCGTGCGGACAGGCGCTCTTCACGACCGACATGAAGTACGACAGCGGCACGGGGTGGCCGAGTTTTTTCGAGACGCTGCCCGAGGCCTTCGAGACGAAACGCGACTTCAAGCTCATTCTGCCGCGAACGGAGTATCACTGCTCCGGCTGCGGGGGCCACCACGGCCACGTGTTCAACGATGGCCCCGAACCCACGGGCAAGCGCTTCTGCAACAACGGCGTCGCGCTCCGGTTCATCCCGGACGAGGACTGA
- a CDS encoding amidohydrolase family protein codes for MMTARSRLFSTLFAALAAGGMSSTEAQSQEAMEDFIAVQAPTVALTNVKVIDGTGGPAREGQTVVIRDGRIADIGPAAEVADRIRNAQVLDLSGHTVIPGLIGLHNHSYYTGGNGRAAQLSFSGSRLYLASGVTTIRTTGARAPYEEINLKRAIDEGRAIGPNMFTTGPYLTGQEGSRSMAQLEGPEQARRLVRYWAEEGVPWFKAYTWISREELGAAIDEAHRHGVKVTAHLCSVGYREAVALGIDNLEHGLLANSEYFPGKEPDDCPSGFRNGYADLDVNSEEVQETFRMMIENDVAMTSTLAVYEISVPGRGPIDERIYDILAPEIAAEVREIADLRRNATLDSGIGIHPDVYRKALEYEYAFVQAGGTLAAGVDPTGYGAAPPGYGDQKNYELLLEAGFTPAEVVRIMSANGARVLGIDDETGTIEVGKVADLVVLEGDPEADGHIRETRIVFKGGVGWDAPGLIESVRGIVGIR; via the coding sequence ATGATGACCGCCCGCAGCCGCCTCTTTTCCACCCTCTTCGCGGCGCTCGCCGCTGGAGGCATGTCGTCCACGGAAGCGCAGTCGCAGGAAGCGATGGAGGACTTCATCGCGGTGCAGGCGCCGACCGTCGCGCTCACGAACGTCAAGGTGATCGATGGGACCGGCGGCCCCGCCCGCGAGGGACAGACGGTCGTCATCCGGGACGGCCGCATCGCCGACATCGGCCCCGCCGCCGAGGTCGCGGACCGGATCCGGAACGCGCAGGTGCTCGACCTCTCCGGCCATACCGTCATCCCGGGCCTCATCGGGCTCCACAACCACAGCTACTACACGGGCGGGAACGGACGCGCGGCGCAGCTCTCCTTCTCGGGGTCGCGGCTCTACCTCGCGTCCGGCGTGACGACGATCCGGACGACGGGAGCCCGCGCGCCGTACGAGGAGATCAACCTCAAGCGCGCGATCGATGAGGGCCGCGCCATCGGCCCCAACATGTTCACGACCGGTCCCTACCTCACGGGGCAGGAGGGTTCGCGATCGATGGCCCAGCTCGAGGGACCGGAGCAGGCCCGGCGCCTCGTCCGCTACTGGGCCGAGGAGGGCGTGCCCTGGTTCAAGGCGTACACGTGGATCAGCCGCGAGGAACTCGGCGCGGCGATCGACGAGGCGCACCGGCACGGCGTGAAGGTGACGGCGCACCTCTGCTCCGTCGGATACCGGGAGGCGGTGGCGCTCGGGATCGACAACCTGGAGCACGGCCTGCTCGCGAACAGCGAGTACTTCCCCGGGAAGGAGCCGGACGACTGCCCGTCGGGGTTCCGGAACGGCTACGCCGACCTCGACGTGAACTCCGAGGAGGTGCAGGAAACGTTCCGCATGATGATCGAGAACGACGTCGCGATGACCTCGACGCTTGCCGTGTACGAGATCTCCGTGCCGGGCCGGGGTCCGATCGACGAGCGCATCTACGACATCCTCGCGCCCGAGATCGCGGCGGAGGTGCGGGAGATCGCGGACCTGCGGCGGAACGCGACCCTCGATTCCGGGATCGGGATCCACCCCGACGTCTACCGGAAGGCGCTCGAGTACGAATACGCATTCGTGCAGGCGGGGGGCACGCTCGCGGCCGGTGTCGACCCGACGGGGTACGGCGCGGCGCCCCCGGGATACGGCGACCAGAAGAACTACGAACTGCTGCTCGAGGCCGGGTTCACGCCCGCCGAGGTCGTGCGGATCATGAGCGCGAACGGCGCCAGGGTGCTGGGGATCGACGACGAAACGGGGACGATCGAGGTCGGCAAGGTCGCGGACCTCGTCGTGCTGGAGGGCGACCCCGAGGCGGACGGCCATATTCGCGAGACGCGCATCGTGTTCAAGGGCGGTGTGGGCTGGGACGCGCCCGGGCTCATCGAGTCGGTCCGCGGGATCGTCGGCATCCGCTGA
- a CDS encoding VCBS repeat-containing protein: MKTLSGVLGALVVAAVAVLVLVGTDRSEAAATEAPPSAGASSSAVVSLVSPTPHSIDAGPESPVELVLAQPLDPGGFDPAALSVFGRWSGVMPGSVQLSDDGRRIRFEPGEPFHAGESVTASLRAGEKLAAGGAMETGFAWNFWIRPQPGSLDMVDRGARTVLDDGEKHVQPYGAYAGDFNGDGYPDIAIPNEVSADVRVMFNDGTGDYSEFRVLDIPGGSWPSPNEGADFNGDGLTDFVVGNAGNDLVSVFLADGNGWFELGSNIESGQNVRGVCIGDFDQDGWPDVAAVNMSVGPEESRGNVAMLLNNADGTGDLRRASEIASPGQGEKTCATADVNNDGLPDLLVGAYFTDEVLAYLGDGRGNLELGTRVRAGGKPWMIVAGDVNGDGNVDVMSANREGNNVAVLIGDGAGGFADPVEYETGESPLAVDVGDIDGDGDLDVVTSDFEGNSFTVHENAGDGTLVNPRSYAASTNGSCVVIHDRDLDGDLDLTGVDETDDKIFILENPGG, translated from the coding sequence ATGAAGACCCTCTCCGGAGTACTTGGTGCGCTCGTCGTCGCCGCGGTAGCGGTGCTCGTTCTTGTCGGCACGGACCGCAGTGAGGCGGCCGCGACGGAGGCCCCGCCGTCCGCCGGCGCATCGTCGTCGGCCGTCGTGTCCCTCGTCTCGCCGACCCCGCACTCGATCGACGCCGGTCCGGAGTCGCCGGTCGAACTGGTGCTCGCGCAGCCGCTCGATCCAGGCGGGTTCGATCCGGCGGCGCTGTCCGTGTTCGGCCGCTGGAGCGGCGTGATGCCCGGCTCCGTACAGCTTTCGGACGACGGCCGTCGCATCCGCTTCGAGCCCGGCGAACCCTTCCACGCCGGCGAGTCGGTCACCGCCTCGCTGCGCGCCGGAGAGAAGCTGGCGGCCGGTGGCGCCATGGAGACGGGTTTCGCGTGGAACTTCTGGATCCGGCCTCAGCCCGGCTCGCTCGACATGGTCGACCGCGGCGCGCGGACGGTCCTCGACGACGGCGAGAAGCACGTCCAGCCGTACGGTGCCTACGCCGGCGACTTCAACGGCGACGGCTATCCCGACATCGCGATCCCCAACGAGGTGTCGGCGGACGTCCGCGTGATGTTCAACGACGGCACGGGGGACTACAGCGAGTTCCGCGTCCTCGACATCCCGGGCGGAAGCTGGCCGAGCCCCAACGAAGGGGCGGACTTCAACGGCGACGGCCTCACGGATTTCGTGGTCGGGAACGCGGGGAACGATCTCGTGTCCGTCTTCCTCGCCGACGGGAACGGCTGGTTCGAACTGGGGAGCAACATCGAGTCCGGCCAGAACGTCCGCGGCGTGTGCATCGGCGACTTCGACCAGGACGGCTGGCCGGACGTGGCGGCCGTGAACATGTCCGTCGGACCGGAGGAGTCGCGCGGCAACGTGGCGATGCTGCTCAACAACGCGGATGGCACCGGCGATCTGCGCCGCGCCTCCGAGATTGCCTCGCCGGGCCAGGGCGAGAAGACGTGCGCCACGGCCGACGTGAACAACGACGGCCTGCCCGACCTGCTCGTCGGAGCCTACTTCACCGATGAGGTCCTCGCCTACCTGGGGGACGGGCGCGGCAACCTCGAGCTGGGCACGCGCGTGCGCGCCGGCGGCAAGCCGTGGATGATCGTGGCGGGCGACGTGAACGGCGACGGGAACGTCGACGTGATGTCCGCGAACCGTGAAGGGAACAACGTCGCGGTCCTCATCGGCGACGGCGCGGGCGGCTTCGCGGATCCCGTCGAATACGAGACGGGCGAGTCGCCGCTGGCGGTCGACGTGGGCGACATCGACGGCGACGGCGACCTCGACGTGGTGACGAGCGATTTCGAGGGCAACAGCTTCACCGTGCACGAGAACGCGGGCGACGGAACGCTCGTGAACCCGCGGTCGTACGCGGCGAGCACGAACGGCTCGTGCGTGGTCATTCACGATCGCGATCTGGATGGGGATCTCGATCTCACCGGCGTGGATGAGACGGACGACAAGATCTTCATCCTGGAGAACCCCGGGGGCTGA
- a CDS encoding rhodanese-like domain-containing protein, with product MRRAAVLTMWLAALAVSVQAGAAQANPGILVSGDWLVEHGDDPDVVVLHVGMGRMAPLEEYVRGARFLEYHDIAVERNDLITELAPVEDLVEVFRAAGVSNDSHVVVVGDPGLHAARVFMTLDYLGHGDRTSVLDGGLAAWKAAGGEVAAEPAAPTRGDFEAEVREDMIVTAEWIHERLDDPDVTLIDARPENEYTGERPGRDFLRGGHIPGAYNLYWQDLTGEDIPTLIDLAEVEARFEEAGAKKDGVVVSYCLIGMRASYTYMISRYLGYDTKFYDASWNDWGRREDLPLVTGRERR from the coding sequence ATGCGACGAGCGGCAGTCCTCACGATGTGGCTGGCAGCGCTGGCAGTTTCGGTTCAGGCCGGCGCCGCGCAGGCGAACCCCGGCATCCTGGTGAGCGGTGACTGGCTCGTTGAACACGGCGACGACCCCGATGTCGTCGTGCTGCACGTCGGGATGGGCCGCATGGCGCCCCTCGAGGAATACGTGCGGGGGGCGCGCTTTCTCGAGTACCACGACATCGCCGTCGAGCGGAACGATCTCATCACCGAACTCGCGCCGGTCGAGGATCTCGTCGAGGTCTTCCGCGCCGCGGGCGTCTCCAATGACAGCCATGTGGTTGTGGTGGGGGACCCCGGCCTCCACGCGGCCCGCGTCTTCATGACGCTGGATTACCTCGGCCACGGCGACCGTACGTCGGTGCTCGATGGGGGGCTGGCCGCGTGGAAGGCGGCGGGGGGCGAAGTCGCCGCCGAACCGGCGGCGCCCACCCGCGGCGACTTCGAGGCGGAGGTCCGGGAAGACATGATCGTGACGGCGGAATGGATCCACGAGCGGCTGGACGACCCCGATGTCACGCTCATCGACGCCCGACCGGAGAACGAGTATACCGGCGAGCGGCCAGGCCGGGATTTCCTGCGGGGCGGGCACATTCCCGGCGCCTACAACCTCTACTGGCAGGATCTCACGGGTGAGGACATTCCCACGCTGATCGATCTCGCCGAGGTCGAGGCGCGTTTCGAGGAAGCGGGGGCGAAGAAGGACGGCGTCGTCGTCAGCTACTGCCTCATTGGCATGCGCGCGAGCTACACCTACATGATTTCGAGATATCTCGGCTACGACACGAAGTTCTACGACGCTTCCTGGAACGACTGGGGCCGGCGGGAAGACCTCCCGCTCGTCACCGGCCGTGAACGCCGGTAG
- a CDS encoding glycosyltransferase: MEFRNREGNEEYAFSLPRRNRAPGTSAFVRAKDEASKIEYCLRSILPVFDEIHVIDNGSRDDTREIVRSLRRSGGAGAKIRLHSYPFALGRFGPDHDGTPADSLHSLVYFTNWALSRCTRRFACKWDADMVLAGGQRGAFAGLIAGRDGGWPAAWSLAGQTVYRTRDGSFLAPRGEVNREVRIAPCDYRVRFHKREHWEQLVRPRWLRTQHFAPVCFYELKFLDEEEFDHWSTMDFPSPRKRREWAMFQRLRQGRAGGAALRLPSTFLEDQIDSSASRESGGGSPSRHPARKRTLSRRMPRFLGIGATRAGTSWVAAQLSRHPQIRMDRKEIHFFDRKLGTPAPSGSARDRIDRLRYLARVVHPGGGGRIRGEITPAYAILEPAVVRRVAEWMPDARLIFMMRDPIERAWSQARNGFPRWRGKPLESVGRDELISYFDSGPVRRRSDYATCLRAWFGHFPREHFFFGFLDEIRERPADLMRDLLGFLEARVVVAEAKSLEKPVNAAVPVPMPGWVRDHLEREYAFDADEVSELIGRTVPWSR, translated from the coding sequence ATGGAGTTTCGAAACCGGGAAGGGAACGAGGAGTACGCGTTCTCCCTGCCGCGCCGGAATCGCGCGCCGGGGACGAGCGCCTTCGTGCGGGCAAAGGATGAGGCGTCGAAGATCGAGTACTGTCTGCGCTCGATCCTCCCCGTCTTCGACGAGATCCATGTGATCGACAACGGGAGCCGGGACGACACGCGCGAGATCGTGCGGAGCCTGCGGCGATCCGGAGGCGCGGGAGCGAAGATCCGCCTTCATTCCTATCCGTTCGCGCTGGGGCGGTTCGGGCCCGACCACGACGGGACGCCGGCCGACTCGCTGCATTCTCTCGTCTACTTCACGAACTGGGCGCTGTCCCGCTGCACCCGCCGGTTCGCCTGCAAGTGGGACGCGGACATGGTCCTTGCGGGCGGGCAACGGGGTGCCTTCGCGGGGCTGATCGCCGGACGCGACGGCGGTTGGCCCGCCGCCTGGTCTCTCGCCGGACAGACCGTGTATCGGACGCGGGATGGGTCATTTCTCGCCCCGCGCGGGGAAGTGAACCGCGAGGTGCGGATCGCCCCCTGCGACTATCGCGTCCGGTTCCACAAGCGGGAGCACTGGGAGCAACTCGTCCGCCCCCGCTGGCTTCGGACGCAGCACTTCGCGCCCGTCTGCTTCTACGAGCTGAAGTTCCTGGACGAGGAGGAGTTCGATCACTGGTCGACGATGGACTTCCCCTCGCCCCGCAAACGGCGCGAATGGGCCATGTTCCAGCGCCTCCGCCAAGGTCGAGCGGGCGGCGCGGCTCTTCGCCTGCCTTCGACGTTCCTCGAAGATCAGATCGATTCATCGGCATCACGCGAATCCGGTGGGGGGTCGCCGAGCCGGCATCCGGCGCGCAAGCGCACGCTGTCGCGCCGGATGCCGCGTTTCCTCGGGATCGGCGCCACGCGTGCGGGCACGAGTTGGGTGGCGGCGCAGCTCTCGCGCCACCCGCAGATTCGGATGGACCGGAAGGAGATCCATTTCTTCGACCGCAAGCTCGGAACGCCGGCCCCGAGCGGATCCGCCCGGGATCGAATCGATCGGCTCCGCTATCTCGCACGCGTCGTCCACCCCGGAGGGGGCGGCCGGATCCGCGGCGAAATCACGCCCGCGTACGCGATTCTCGAGCCGGCGGTCGTCCGGCGCGTCGCGGAGTGGATGCCCGACGCGAGACTCATCTTCATGATGCGCGACCCGATCGAGCGCGCGTGGTCGCAGGCGCGGAACGGTTTTCCACGGTGGCGGGGAAAACCCCTGGAGTCCGTCGGCCGCGATGAACTCATCTCCTACTTCGACAGCGGTCCGGTCCGTCGACGCAGCGACTACGCGACGTGCCTGCGCGCGTGGTTCGGGCACTTTCCACGCGAGCACTTCTTCTTCGGGTTCCTGGACGAGATCCGGGAGCGCCCCGCAGACCTGATGCGCGATCTCCTGGGATTCCTCGAGGCGAGGGTCGTGGTGGCGGAGGCGAAGTCGTTGGAGAAACCGGTGAACGCGGCGGTTCCGGTCCCCATGCCGGGCTGGGTGCGCGATCACCTCGAACGGGAGTACGCGTTCGACGCGGACGAAGTCTCGGAACTCATCGGACGGACGGTGCCGTGGTCCCGGTGA
- a CDS encoding SDR family oxidoreductase, with the protein MPDRPLKNRVAVVAGATRGAGRGIARMLGEAGATVYCTGRSVRGRPATPGRPETLEETAELVTSEGGRGIAIRTDHTVESEVERLFARVHVEAGRLDVLVNDIWGGDALTEWGKPFWELSIAQGERLLKRAVHTHIITSRHGAPLMVERNAGLIVEVTDGDTFGYRGNLFYDLAKNAVVRLAYAMAADLHPHGVTALAITPGFLRSEAVLDHFDVTEADWRDAIEKDEYFAESETPCHVGRAIAALAADPNVAAKSGGLFSSWGLAKEYGFTDVDGRRPDWGTFFLKKVRAILERDAPPDELDVFVIRSRLYQAELDPSASDETEHLRTWLARHE; encoded by the coding sequence ATGCCGGACCGTCCGCTGAAAAACCGGGTGGCCGTCGTCGCCGGAGCGACGCGCGGCGCCGGGCGCGGCATCGCCCGCATGCTCGGCGAGGCGGGCGCCACCGTCTACTGCACCGGCCGCAGCGTCCGGGGCCGTCCGGCCACGCCGGGGCGGCCGGAGACGCTGGAGGAGACGGCGGAGCTGGTGACGTCGGAGGGGGGCCGGGGCATCGCCATCCGCACCGACCACACGGTCGAATCCGAGGTTGAGCGGCTCTTCGCCCGCGTCCACGTCGAGGCGGGCCGTCTCGACGTCCTGGTGAACGACATCTGGGGTGGCGATGCGCTGACCGAGTGGGGGAAGCCCTTCTGGGAACTCTCCATCGCGCAGGGCGAGCGGCTGCTGAAGCGCGCCGTCCACACTCACATCATCACGAGCCGCCACGGCGCTCCGCTGATGGTCGAGCGCAACGCCGGCCTCATCGTCGAGGTCACCGACGGCGACACGTTCGGCTATCGCGGCAACCTGTTCTACGATTTGGCGAAGAACGCGGTCGTCCGGCTCGCTTACGCGATGGCCGCCGACCTCCACCCGCACGGCGTGACGGCGTTGGCGATCACCCCCGGATTCCTGCGCTCCGAGGCGGTGCTCGACCACTTCGACGTCACCGAGGCCGACTGGCGCGACGCGATCGAGAAGGACGAATACTTCGCCGAGTCGGAGACGCCGTGCCACGTCGGCCGTGCCATCGCCGCGCTCGCCGCCGACCCGAACGTCGCTGCGAAGAGCGGCGGACTGTTCTCGAGTTGGGGTCTCGCGAAGGAGTACGGCTTCACCGATGTCGACGGCCGCCGGCCCGACTGGGGCACGTTCTTCCTGAAGAAGGTCCGGGCCATCCTCGAGCGAGATGCACCGCCGGACGAGCTGGACGTCTTCGTCATCCGCAGTCGGCTCTACCAGGCGGAACTCGATCCGTCCGCCAGCGACGAAACCGAGCACCTCCGCACGTGGCTCGCCCGCCACGAGTAG
- a CDS encoding sulfotransferase domain-containing protein: MNRPPKLDPPRVRRRPVPAVTRWFGRAKRRVGYYRLRDGVRNRLREPQFLRALRPTDVFLVGHPKSGNTWLAYMLAVFLSDDRRDDVNLYNVGDHVPFVHGRDHEIAAWGHLPDPRVFRNEYPRYPRRYPGAVYLVRDPRAVLVSFRHMFATMFNDRDMTLSRFVDGYLSGGAPFDTWHRHLRRWDRQVAAALRRAEGGERVCIVRYEDLVSDREAALRRVAHFVGAVPAGDVPAGTSERLSRAVARGSFEAMRDLEGRHGAEAYAGRARGEGRFIRRGQAEGWKDEMDPADAARIEAAFGPVMERAGYLT; this comes from the coding sequence GTGAACCGGCCGCCGAAGCTCGACCCGCCCCGGGTTCGGCGGCGTCCCGTCCCGGCCGTCACGCGATGGTTCGGGCGCGCCAAGCGCCGGGTCGGCTACTACCGGCTGCGCGACGGAGTCCGGAACCGGCTGCGAGAGCCTCAATTCCTGCGGGCCCTGCGGCCGACGGATGTCTTTCTGGTCGGCCATCCCAAGTCGGGGAACACCTGGCTCGCCTACATGCTGGCCGTGTTTCTGTCGGACGATCGACGCGACGACGTGAACCTCTACAACGTCGGCGACCACGTGCCGTTCGTTCACGGCCGCGACCACGAGATCGCCGCCTGGGGCCACCTCCCGGACCCGAGGGTGTTCCGGAACGAGTATCCCCGCTACCCGCGGCGCTATCCCGGCGCCGTGTATCTCGTGCGCGATCCGCGGGCAGTCCTGGTCTCGTTCCGGCACATGTTCGCGACGATGTTCAACGACCGTGACATGACGCTCTCGAGGTTCGTGGACGGATACCTGTCGGGCGGCGCTCCGTTCGACACCTGGCATCGGCACCTGAGGCGATGGGACCGGCAGGTCGCGGCCGCGCTCCGACGCGCGGAGGGCGGCGAGCGGGTCTGCATCGTGCGCTACGAGGATCTCGTCTCCGACCGCGAGGCGGCCCTGCGCCGCGTGGCGCATTTCGTCGGGGCGGTTCCTGCGGGAGACGTTCCCGCGGGAACGTCCGAGAGGCTTTCCCGGGCGGTGGCGCGCGGGTCGTTCGAGGCCATGCGAGACCTGGAGGGACGCCACGGCGCGGAGGCCTACGCGGGGCGCGCCCGTGGCGAGGGACGGTTTATTCGCCGGGGGCAGGCGGAGGGTTGGAAGGATGAGATGGACCCCGCGGACGCCGCCCGGATCGAAGCCGCGTTCGGCCCCGTCATGGAGCGCGCGGGATACCTGACTTGA